GGACCGCAAACAGCAGGAAAAACTCGGCATGGGCGGATTATTGGGGGTCTCTCGTGGCAGTATCGAACCGCCCCAATTTATCATTCTGGAATATATGGGTGGCCCTCGCACCCAAAAACCCATTGTCTTTGTCGGCAAAACGGTAACCTTTGATAGCGGTGGGATCTCCCTAAAACCATCGGAAAACATGGAACAGATGAAGGCCGACATGACGGGTGGAGCCGAAGTGTTGGCGACGATTCGAGCCGCCTCCCGGCTCAAGCTCCCGGTCAATGCGATCGGCCTCCTGCCTGTGACCGAAAACATGCCGGGAGGACGGGCAACCAAACCCGGCGATATCCTTACTATGCTCTCCGGAAAAACGGTGGAAGTCCAAAATACCGATGCGGAAGGTCGGTTGATTCTTGCTGACGGTTTGGCCTATGCCTCCCGTTTCAAACCCGCCTGCGTAATTGACATCGCCACACTGACCGGTGCGGCTGCTGTCGCCTTAGGACAGTTCGCGATTGGCATGCTGGGTAATGACGATCCCCTGAAAGCCGACATCAAAAAGGCCGGCAATCAGGCCGGGGAACGGGTCTGGGAAATGCCCCTGTGGGATGAATATTTTGAACAGCTCAAAAGTGACGTGGCGGACATGCGGAACATCGGTGGGCGGGGAGGCGGAATGATTACGGCGGCGATGTTCTTATCAAAATTCGTTGGGGACCATCCCTGGGTCCATTTGGACATTGCCAGCACCGATTGGGGTACAACCGAACGGCCGTATACTCCTAAAGGTCCGACAGGTATCGGGACCCGGTTGCTCATTCAATATTTGCTGAATCACGTCAATCGCTAGTCGGCAACACATAGCGATGTCTAGCGCTGAACTCGTAGGGCAATTGTGTATGATCGGGTTCGAAGGGACGGAGGTCACTCCGGACCTTCGAGCCTGGATGCAGGAATTCCGACCAGGAGGGATCATTCTTTTTTCCCGCAATTTGGTTGACCCTGCCCAAATCGCACACCTCACGAACGACCTCCAAGCCCTGGCCGATGACATCCCGCTGCTCATCGGCATCGACCAAGAAGGCGGACGCGTCTCCCGCCTTCCTGCAGGCTTTACCATCTTTCCTCCTGCAACCACCGTCGCCCACTCGGGATCCACGGAACTGGCTTACCAGGCGGCTGCCGTGACCGCTAAGGAGTTACGCGCCGTAGGGATTAATATGAATATGGCACCGGTTTTGGACATCCATACGAATCCCTCCAATCCTATTATCGGAGATCGGGCGTTTGGGACCGAACCGGAACAGGTGTGCATTATGGGAGCGGCCACTCTCGCGGGCCTGCACGATCATCGCGTATTGGCCTGCGGAAAACATTTTCCTGGTCATGGCGACACCAGTACCGATTCACATGTGGAACTGCCGGTGGTCCACGCCACACGGGAGCGGCTGGAGAGTGTGGAGCTCAAACCATTTCAATACGCCATTGCTCATGGCCTTCAAGCTATCATGACGGCCCACGTCCACTATCCCGCCCTGGACCCCACAAACCCCGCAACCCTCTCTTCCATGATATTGACAGATATCCTTCGGCAGCAGATGGGATTTTCCGGTGTCATCTTGAGTGACGACTTGGAGATGGGCGCCATTGTGAACCATTCGACAGTCGGCGAGGCCGCTGTGCACTCGTTGCAAGCCGGAGTGGATATGTTATTAGTGTGCAAAACCCGCAGGCTGGCGACCGATACGATTAAAGCCGTCAGTCGTGCTGTTGAATCTCACACATTGGATCAAAGCCGCCTTGAGA
Above is a window of Candidatus Nitrospira neomarina DNA encoding:
- a CDS encoding leucyl aminopeptidase, which encodes MNILVKSGEATATTTDVLVCLEYEQDKTWSKAVRPVDQKLGGQLSALRKSGEFSGKPNNTALLHIDGKLPAKRVLLVGLGARETVTLERIRQAMGTAAKRARTAKAKGIVCVMPDVPKSTGPMNDVAQAMVEGVVLGTYRFNEYRTDRTDDTHSLQSCTLLTTSNAHMNEAKDGAKRGQILGESTCFVRDLCNHPANVMTPSRVVTEAKNIAREAKVRLKVLDRKQQEKLGMGGLLGVSRGSIEPPQFIILEYMGGPRTQKPIVFVGKTVTFDSGGISLKPSENMEQMKADMTGGAEVLATIRAASRLKLPVNAIGLLPVTENMPGGRATKPGDILTMLSGKTVEVQNTDAEGRLILADGLAYASRFKPACVIDIATLTGAAAVALGQFAIGMLGNDDPLKADIKKAGNQAGERVWEMPLWDEYFEQLKSDVADMRNIGGRGGGMITAAMFLSKFVGDHPWVHLDIASTDWGTTERPYTPKGPTGIGTRLLIQYLLNHVNR
- the nagZ gene encoding beta-N-acetylhexosaminidase produces the protein MSSAELVGQLCMIGFEGTEVTPDLRAWMQEFRPGGIILFSRNLVDPAQIAHLTNDLQALADDIPLLIGIDQEGGRVSRLPAGFTIFPPATTVAHSGSTELAYQAAAVTAKELRAVGINMNMAPVLDIHTNPSNPIIGDRAFGTEPEQVCIMGAATLAGLHDHRVLACGKHFPGHGDTSTDSHVELPVVHATRERLESVELKPFQYAIAHGLQAIMTAHVHYPALDPTNPATLSSMILTDILRQQMGFSGVILSDDLEMGAIVNHSTVGEAAVHSLQAGVDMLLVCKTRRLATDTIKAVSRAVESHTLDQSRLETSLARIASVKQQFVFPYHPIDIPSIPMTVGISAHRHVLAQIQGQFRTLT